In one Ignavibacteriales bacterium genomic region, the following are encoded:
- the trpE gene encoding anthranilate synthase component I, which yields MTFEIFKELAHKYNFIPVYEKITADLLTPVLAYLKLRKPNTQSFLLETVEGKESLGRYSFIGINPEKSFSNFGMDLTVHKDGSSTQMKKNIFDFIKEEINSRHHPQLAELPNFTGGIVGFLGYENISLIENVLSFKRDDSNNPDSIFGVYNTTIAFDHYKHQIILVTNVNVQDETNLEEAYLQAKKTIRNLRKDLAKPLIFKSDFKLLKDVEVNISDESYHQLVDASKNNILEGDIFQIVLSKKYSSEFSGDLFNVYRSLRIINPSPYMYFLEFENDFTIIGTSPENLVKVKDRVAEILPIAGTRKRGNTVEEDLKLENNLVSDPKEIAEHIMLLDLGRNDLGRVCEYDTIKVIEEMKVHRFSHVMHLVSKVQGKLADDKDCIDTLKACFPAGTVTGAPKIKAMQLINEYEKMSRNVYAGAVGYIDFSGNLDMCIAIRTLFAKGRIVNWQAGAGIVADSIPHLESKEIKNKSAVMKHALEHAEVIDEDISD from the coding sequence ATGACATTTGAAATATTTAAAGAATTAGCTCATAAATACAACTTTATTCCGGTTTATGAAAAGATTACTGCAGATCTACTTACTCCAGTACTTGCGTATCTTAAATTAAGAAAACCGAATACACAAAGTTTTCTTCTGGAAACAGTTGAAGGTAAAGAAAGTTTAGGACGGTACTCATTCATTGGAATAAATCCCGAAAAATCATTTTCTAACTTCGGAATGGATTTAACAGTACATAAAGATGGTTCTTCGACCCAGATGAAGAAAAATATATTTGATTTTATCAAGGAAGAGATAAATTCACGTCACCATCCGCAGCTTGCCGAACTTCCAAACTTTACAGGTGGAATTGTTGGATTCCTTGGCTACGAAAATATTTCACTTATTGAAAACGTTCTAAGTTTTAAAAGAGATGATTCTAATAATCCTGATTCAATTTTTGGAGTTTATAATACTACTATAGCTTTTGATCATTATAAACATCAGATTATTTTAGTTACAAATGTAAATGTTCAGGATGAAACAAATTTGGAAGAAGCATATCTTCAAGCAAAAAAAACAATTAGAAACCTTAGAAAAGACTTAGCAAAACCTCTCATCTTTAAATCTGATTTTAAACTCCTGAAAGATGTTGAAGTAAACATTAGTGATGAATCTTATCATCAACTTGTAGATGCAAGCAAAAATAACATTCTGGAAGGAGATATTTTCCAAATTGTATTATCCAAAAAATATTCATCCGAGTTTAGCGGCGATCTTTTTAATGTATATCGTTCTCTGCGAATAATAAATCCTTCACCTTATATGTATTTCCTTGAGTTTGAGAATGATTTCACAATCATCGGCACTTCACCCGAAAATTTAGTTAAAGTAAAGGATCGAGTTGCAGAGATATTGCCGATTGCAGGAACAAGAAAAAGAGGAAATACCGTTGAAGAGGATTTAAAACTGGAAAATAATCTTGTCAGCGACCCAAAAGAAATTGCTGAACACATTATGCTTTTAGATTTGGGTAGAAATGATTTAGGAAGAGTTTGTGAGTACGACACAATAAAGGTAATCGAAGAAATGAAAGTTCATCGCTTCTCACACGTTATGCATCTTGTTTCTAAAGTGCAGGGTAAATTAGCGGACGATAAAGATTGCATTGATACATTAAAAGCATGTTTTCCTGCAGGAACAGTAACCGGTGCTCCAAAAATTAAAGCAATGCAGCTTATAAATGAATATGAAAAAATGAGTCGTAATGTTTATGCTGGCGCAGTTGGTTACATCGATTTTTCTGGCAACCTTGATATGTGCATAGCTATTAGAACTTTATTTGCAAAAGGAAGAATTGTAAACTGGCAAGCTGGTGCGGGAATAGTGGCAGATAGTATTCCACATCTCG
- a CDS encoding aspartate 1-decarboxylase → MFKSKIHRATVTMSELYYEGSITIDKDLLDAAGILVGEKVQVVNVNNGSRLETYTLEGPSGSGMICLNGPAARLGAVGDEIVIITYASMTQEEAKNYKPKIILVDKENKVKNVV, encoded by the coding sequence ATGTTCAAATCGAAGATTCATCGTGCAACCGTTACGATGAGCGAACTTTATTATGAAGGCAGTATAACTATCGATAAAGATCTACTTGATGCTGCAGGAATATTGGTTGGTGAAAAAGTTCAGGTTGTTAACGTAAATAATGGTTCACGTTTAGAAACCTATACTCTTGAAGGTCCTTCCGGAAGTGGTATGATCTGCTTGAACGGACCAGCAGCAAGGCTCGGTGCTGTTGGAGATGAAATAGTTATTATAACTTACGCTTCAATGACTCAAGAGGAAGCAAAAAATTACAAACCCAAAATCATTCTGGTTGATAAAGAAAATAAAGTTAAAAATGTTGTTTAA
- a CDS encoding LytR C-terminal domain-containing protein — protein MTNKVKRSDKPTSKVDKKSSTKNLFLNVAILLLGIIIIYMTFSIISKIFIKESDNGLEDNKHTASNIVQLEVLNGCGVSGTGQKVTDFLRKNNFDVVNVSNYIVNNQYINDISHTLVIDRIGNKANAKKVADLLGVKNENIIEQINNDYFLDVSLIIGRDFNQLKPYK, from the coding sequence TTGACAAATAAAGTAAAACGATCAGATAAACCTACCTCAAAAGTTGATAAAAAATCATCAACAAAAAATTTGTTTTTAAACGTAGCCATTTTACTTCTTGGAATTATAATTATTTATATGACCTTTTCGATTATCTCCAAAATATTTATTAAAGAATCTGATAATGGACTGGAGGATAATAAGCATACAGCATCTAATATTGTTCAATTGGAAGTTTTAAATGGATGCGGCGTTAGTGGAACAGGACAAAAAGTTACAGATTTTTTACGGAAAAATAATTTTGATGTTGTTAACGTTAGCAATTACATAGTTAACAACCAATATATAAATGATATATCGCATACATTAGTAATTGATAGAATTGGTAATAAAGCAAATGCAAAAAAAGTTGCTGATTTACTTGGTGTTAAAAATGAAAATATTATTGAACAAATTAATAATGATTACTTTTTGGATGTTTCGTTGATTATTGGAAGAGATTTTAATCAACTTAAACCTTACAAATAA
- the rsfS gene encoding ribosome silencing factor, translated as MDSKVLAKKISNLIFNKKGYEVKIMDLRKITSITDYFVICSADSDMQVKAIADEVDDRLSEQGIKCYHKEGYKALNWVLLDYFDVVVHVFKNESRKYYNLEKLWGDAPTELVEDKLQSLS; from the coding sequence GTGGATTCGAAAGTTTTAGCAAAAAAAATTTCAAACCTTATCTTTAATAAGAAAGGTTATGAAGTTAAAATTATGGACTTACGGAAAATAACTTCTATTACAGATTATTTTGTAATCTGTTCGGCAGATTCCGATATGCAGGTTAAGGCGATTGCAGATGAAGTTGATGACAGGCTTAGTGAGCAGGGAATTAAATGTTATCACAAAGAAGGATACAAAGCACTCAATTGGGTACTTCTGGATTACTTTGATGTAGTTGTTCACGTATTTAAAAATGAATCGAGAAAGTATTACAACCTGGAAAAACTTTGGGGAGATGCACCAACTGAACTGGTTGAAGATAAACTACAATCATTAAGTTAA
- the argS gene encoding arginine--tRNA ligase — protein MKKYLNEIFVNLSQKLDYLKSVNINFNVPNISNYGDLSTNVAMLLTKQLKRNPREIATEIISNLEYNKNIISKVEIAGPGFINFHFTSSFVTKIVKEIIEAKEDYGKSKKYIGKKAMVEFVSANPTGPLTVGHGRNAVFGDTAANMLKWIGYEVDREYYFNNAGRQMRVLGESVKLRYKELLGYEIEFPEDYYQGEYIKDIASTLLKTYGSELIDELPEGKFKEAAEKEIFTDIEKTLARIKIKFENYFNENTLYENGKIKELLNTFKAKNLSYEKDGAVWLKLTELDQEQDKVIVKSTGEPTYRLPDIAYHETKYHRGYDLMVDIFGSDHNATYPDVLAGLKALDYDTDKVKVLIHQFVTIMDKGEVVKMSTRKANYITLDELIDEVGSDVVRYFFNMRGISSHLNFDLELAKTHSDENPVFYLQYAHARISSILKMTKGEELESSIENLDLLTTDEEQNLLKKLHEFEEEILYDAENFESHRITAYLEELAASFHRFYTQCRIIGSEKKLAEARIALCIATQIVLRNGLKILGVEAPERM, from the coding sequence TTGAAAAAGTATTTGAATGAAATATTTGTAAACCTTTCGCAAAAATTAGATTACTTAAAAAGTGTAAATATTAATTTTAATGTTCCTAACATTTCCAATTATGGTGATCTTTCTACAAACGTTGCTATGCTTCTTACAAAACAATTGAAAAGAAATCCAAGAGAAATTGCCACAGAAATTATTTCAAATTTAGAATACAACAAAAATATAATCTCCAAGGTAGAAATAGCTGGTCCTGGCTTTATCAATTTTCATTTTACATCTTCTTTTGTTACTAAGATTGTAAAGGAGATAATTGAAGCGAAAGAGGATTACGGCAAATCTAAAAAATATATTGGCAAAAAAGCGATGGTGGAATTTGTTTCTGCAAATCCAACCGGACCATTAACTGTTGGACATGGCAGAAATGCAGTTTTTGGAGATACAGCTGCCAATATGCTTAAGTGGATTGGATACGAAGTTGATCGCGAATATTATTTTAACAATGCCGGCAGACAGATGCGCGTTCTTGGTGAATCAGTTAAACTTCGTTATAAAGAATTACTTGGTTATGAAATTGAATTTCCCGAAGATTACTACCAGGGTGAATATATTAAAGATATCGCCTCAACTCTCCTTAAAACTTACGGCTCAGAATTAATTGATGAGCTTCCTGAAGGAAAATTTAAAGAAGCTGCCGAGAAAGAAATTTTTACAGATATTGAAAAAACACTTGCACGGATTAAAATTAAGTTCGAAAATTATTTCAACGAAAATACTCTTTACGAAAATGGAAAGATTAAAGAGCTGCTAAATACCTTTAAAGCTAAAAATCTTTCTTATGAAAAAGATGGTGCTGTTTGGCTTAAACTTACTGAACTTGATCAAGAGCAGGATAAAGTTATTGTAAAATCAACCGGTGAACCAACATACCGATTACCTGACATAGCTTATCACGAAACAAAATATCATCGCGGTTACGATCTGATGGTTGACATTTTTGGCTCTGATCATAATGCTACTTATCCGGATGTGCTTGCAGGATTGAAAGCCCTCGATTACGATACTGACAAAGTAAAAGTCTTGATTCACCAGTTTGTTACCATTATGGATAAAGGTGAAGTTGTAAAAATGTCAACGCGCAAAGCGAATTATATAACTCTCGATGAATTGATTGATGAAGTTGGGAGTGATGTTGTAAGATACTTCTTTAATATGCGCGGAATATCAAGTCATCTTAATTTTGATTTAGAATTAGCAAAAACTCATTCTGATGAAAATCCAGTTTTCTATCTTCAATATGCGCACGCAAGAATTTCTTCTATCCTGAAAATGACTAAAGGTGAAGAGTTAGAATCATCAATTGAAAATTTGGATTTACTTACTACTGATGAAGAGCAGAACTTACTTAAAAAGCTTCATGAGTTTGAAGAAGAAATTTTATACGATGCTGAAAATTTTGAGTCACATAGAATTACTGCTTACCTGGAAGAATTGGCTGCCTCATTCCACCGGTTCTATACACAATGCCGGATTATTGGTTCAGAAAAAAAATTGGCTGAGGCAAGAATTGCGCTTTGTATTGCAACACAAATTGTTCTGCGAAACGGATTGAAAATACTGGGAGTGGAAGCGCCGGAGAGAATGTGA
- a CDS encoding ComF family protein has translation MGNYLINITAKLNPLFDFILPRFCSSCKEKLKVDEKVICRNCFSTIQIASTERIQHEFERKFIKEKIISGFYSHFVFEKDKALQNLIHSLKYEKKFKNGIFLGEIVGNEVKDKLKDWKIDYLIPVPLHSIKKAERGYNQSFFIAKGISRQTGIPVKQNLLKRSRNTGSQTTMTLIERKENVGGAFTIKRKTNVANKNFLLIDDVITTGATTAECGKVLLESGASKIYAVSVAIAD, from the coding sequence ATGGGGAATTATTTAATAAATATTACAGCAAAACTCAATCCTCTGTTTGATTTCATTCTTCCCCGTTTCTGTTCAAGCTGCAAAGAAAAATTAAAAGTTGATGAAAAGGTAATCTGCCGTAATTGCTTTTCTACAATCCAGATTGCATCCACAGAAAGAATCCAACATGAATTTGAGCGAAAGTTCATCAAAGAAAAAATCATATCAGGATTTTATTCTCATTTTGTATTTGAAAAAGATAAAGCACTGCAAAATTTAATTCATTCTTTGAAATATGAAAAGAAGTTTAAAAATGGAATTTTTCTTGGTGAAATAGTTGGTAATGAAGTAAAAGATAAATTGAAAGATTGGAAGATTGACTATTTGATCCCGGTTCCACTCCACTCAATTAAAAAAGCTGAAAGAGGTTATAATCAATCTTTCTTTATTGCAAAAGGGATTTCCAGACAAACCGGAATTCCAGTAAAGCAAAATTTATTGAAGAGAAGTAGAAATACAGGATCCCAAACAACAATGACTTTGATTGAACGAAAGGAAAATGTCGGTGGCGCTTTTACCATAAAAAGAAAAACTAATGTAGCTAATAAAAACTTTCTTTTAATTGATGACGTAATTACAACCGGTGCTACAACAGCAGAATGCGGAAAAGTTTTATTGGAAAGCGGTGCAAGTAAAATTTATGCTGTATCGGTGGCGATTGCAGATTAG
- a CDS encoding PhzF family phenazine biosynthesis protein, which yields MKRKYNIYQIDAFTDKPFMGNPAGVTFSPDLSDVEMQLIAREMNLSETAFISSSDKADYKLRWFTPTSEVPLCGHATIASLHFLNELGKIKNRNNIKFETLSGVLNCGVNDDEYFMQIPILQIEEFDGYNEEIIEALGIDNASIDKEIPFLLPDNGYLYVCTDSLKAMKEMTPNFPLIKILGAKYGFNAINIFTLETYDKESFAHSRFFTPHYGIDEDPVTGSANGPLMLVLKKLNFIKEVSKPVTKIFEQGDIIGRRGRVRVTHYPETNELYIGGKAVTVLSGELSF from the coding sequence ATGAAAAGAAAATATAACATTTACCAAATTGATGCTTTTACCGATAAACCATTTATGGGAAACCCTGCAGGCGTAACATTTTCTCCGGATTTAAGCGATGTTGAAATGCAGCTAATTGCCCGCGAGATGAATCTTTCTGAAACTGCTTTTATTAGTTCATCAGATAAAGCCGATTATAAATTGCGATGGTTTACACCAACAAGCGAGGTTCCGCTTTGTGGGCATGCTACAATTGCATCACTTCATTTTTTAAATGAACTTGGAAAAATTAAAAACAGAAACAATATTAAATTTGAAACCCTATCTGGTGTTTTAAATTGCGGCGTAAATGATGATGAATACTTTATGCAAATTCCAATTTTACAAATTGAGGAATTTGATGGTTATAACGAAGAGATTATTGAAGCTCTCGGAATCGACAATGCTTCGATAGATAAAGAAATCCCATTCCTTCTACCTGATAATGGCTATCTTTATGTTTGTACAGATTCTCTTAAAGCTATGAAGGAAATGACTCCTAACTTTCCTTTAATAAAAATACTTGGAGCTAAATATGGTTTTAACGCAATAAATATTTTTACTCTGGAAACTTATGATAAAGAGAGCTTTGCTCATTCAAGATTTTTTACACCTCATTATGGAATAGATGAAGATCCAGTAACTGGTTCTGCCAATGGACCACTTATGCTGGTGCTTAAGAAATTAAATTTTATAAAAGAAGTAAGCAAGCCAGTAACAAAAATATTTGAACAGGGAGATATTATTGGAAGGAGAGGGAGAGTAAGGGTAACTCACTATCCCGAAACAAATGAATTATACATCGGTGGAAAAGCTGTAACAGTTTTAAGTGGAGAACTTTCTTTTTAA
- the surE gene encoding 5'/3'-nucleotidase SurE: MRILVSNDDGIDAVGIQLLVKSLKEIGEVTVVAPHKEQSAAGHSITMQVPLRINKIFKNGDFFGYAVTGTPADCVKIGIRNIMVTPPDIVVSGINNGSNAAINIIYSGTVSAAREAAIMDVPSIAISVTNHAPLHYDYAAKLARLLVPLVLQKESEIPVGTLLNVNVPDVPEEEIKGVLLTKQGKTKWDDIYVERIDPYGRNYYWLTGNLIEVDKELDNDHAAIKNNYASITPIHFDLTDYQTYDKMKSWKLEELLNEKKI; the protein is encoded by the coding sequence TTGAGAATTCTTGTTAGTAATGATGACGGAATTGATGCAGTTGGAATTCAACTTCTGGTGAAGTCGTTAAAAGAAATTGGAGAAGTAACAGTGGTTGCACCACACAAAGAACAAAGTGCCGCTGGTCATTCAATTACAATGCAGGTTCCTTTAAGAATAAATAAAATTTTTAAGAACGGAGATTTTTTTGGTTATGCTGTTACTGGAACACCGGCAGATTGTGTTAAGATTGGAATCAGAAATATTATGGTAACTCCACCGGATATAGTTGTGTCCGGTATTAACAATGGATCTAATGCAGCAATTAATATAATTTATTCCGGAACCGTCTCAGCCGCGCGCGAAGCTGCAATTATGGATGTCCCGTCAATTGCTATCTCAGTTACAAACCACGCTCCTTTGCATTATGATTACGCTGCAAAGCTTGCCAGACTTCTTGTTCCGCTGGTTCTTCAGAAAGAAAGTGAAATACCGGTTGGAACTTTGTTGAATGTAAATGTTCCGGATGTACCGGAAGAAGAGATAAAAGGAGTGCTGCTTACTAAACAGGGCAAAACAAAATGGGATGATATTTACGTTGAACGTATCGATCCTTACGGAAGAAATTATTATTGGCTAACAGGCAACCTGATTGAGGTTGATAAAGAATTGGATAACGACCACGCTGCAATAAAAAATAATTATGCTTCCATCACACCAATTCATTTTGATTTGACAGATTACCAGACTTATGATAAAATGAAGAGTTGGAAACTTGAGGAGTTATTAAATGAAAAGAAAATATAA
- a CDS encoding GNAT family N-acetyltransferase gives MIIKRFSEDLLPAVAKLCRQNMNLDIMPDFLLKEKTFEDPDFNPNITLVGFNDSTQDLVGFIQGVIRIRETGKMGYIKLICVDSNDRRKHVASNLYGIVEEKMKADGVNAIRVYESWPNYFMPGLDPYYTEAVCFFERKGFKKIGDTSNLEADLAYQNFETTKSEEVLAQKGVSVKRAELSDKERVIGWIRENFKAWESEVTSSFENNPISIHLAEMEGKIIAFSGYEGNNKGTGWFGPMGTAEAARGKNVGGVLYRRCLADMKEIGFVKAIIPWVGPIPFYMHYSNAKVKRVFWRFEKQIIQ, from the coding sequence ATGATCATTAAACGCTTTTCTGAAGATCTTCTTCCGGCGGTTGCAAAACTTTGCAGGCAAAATATGAATCTCGATATTATGCCAGACTTTCTTCTTAAAGAAAAAACTTTCGAAGATCCAGATTTTAATCCGAATATTACTCTTGTTGGATTTAATGATAGCACTCAGGATTTAGTTGGATTTATTCAAGGTGTAATACGAATAAGAGAAACCGGCAAAATGGGATATATCAAATTGATTTGTGTTGATTCCAATGATAGAAGAAAGCATGTTGCAAGCAATCTTTATGGAATTGTGGAAGAAAAAATGAAAGCGGATGGTGTAAATGCGATTCGAGTTTATGAATCGTGGCCAAATTATTTTATGCCTGGATTAGATCCCTATTATACTGAAGCAGTGTGTTTTTTTGAAAGGAAAGGATTTAAGAAGATTGGAGATACTTCCAACCTTGAAGCAGATTTAGCATATCAAAATTTTGAAACTACGAAATCTGAGGAAGTACTTGCTCAAAAAGGAGTATCAGTAAAACGTGCGGAATTATCTGATAAAGAAAGAGTAATTGGATGGATTAGAGAAAATTTCAAAGCCTGGGAAAGTGAAGTAACATCTTCATTTGAGAATAATCCAATCTCAATTCATCTGGCTGAAATGGAAGGAAAGATAATTGCTTTTTCTGGCTACGAAGGGAATAACAAAGGAACTGGCTGGTTCGGTCCGATGGGAACAGCAGAAGCTGCAAGAGGAAAAAATGTTGGGGGAGTATTGTACCGCCGCTGCCTGGCTGATATGAAAGAAATCGGTTTTGTAAAAGCAATTATTCCGTGGGTTGGACCAATTCCATTTTATATGCATTACTCAAATGCAAAAGTAAAAAGAGTTTTCTGGCGATTTGAAAAGCAAATTATTCAATAA
- a CDS encoding class I SAM-dependent methyltransferase yields MSNDKNRVCPVELSGTLDSKIRRWLQNPQKLLEPYIKEGMKVLDIGCGPGFFSIEIAKMIGKTGKLFSVDLQEGMLQKIRNKIQGTEIEERITLIKSDQEEISVPEKVDFILAFYMVHEVPNKDKLFEALKNLLVEKGQFLIVEPKFFHVSKTEFEMTIQKAEKAGFKATKGPKLHFSFSAILKNA; encoded by the coding sequence ATGAGTAATGATAAGAATCGTGTTTGTCCCGTAGAACTTTCAGGTACTTTGGATAGTAAAATTAGGAGGTGGTTACAAAATCCTCAAAAACTATTAGAGCCATATATTAAGGAAGGAATGAAGGTTCTTGATATTGGGTGCGGTCCCGGTTTTTTTTCAATTGAAATAGCAAAAATGATCGGCAAAACCGGGAAACTATTCTCGGTTGATTTGCAGGAAGGAATGCTTCAAAAAATTAGGAATAAAATACAAGGGACAGAAATTGAAGAAAGAATAACACTTATAAAAAGCGATCAGGAGGAAATCAGTGTACCGGAAAAAGTTGATTTCATTTTAGCTTTTTATATGGTTCATGAAGTTCCGAATAAAGATAAGTTATTCGAAGCACTAAAAAATCTTCTGGTTGAAAAAGGACAATTTCTTATTGTAGAACCTAAGTTTTTTCATGTATCGAAAACAGAATTTGAAATGACAATACAGAAAGCAGAGAAAGCAGGATTCAAAGCAACTAAAGGTCCAAAATTACATTTTAGTTTTTCAGCAATATTAAAAAATGCCTAA
- a CDS encoding TonB-dependent receptor produces the protein MKKIIYIFISFITFTSFSFPQTGSIKGNVSDKDSPIAGVSVSIINTGLGAVSDLNGNYFVADIPFGRYKVKFSVIGYLTDTLDIQITTNKTFELNVVLRETIIEVSEVEIIGNRVQRQRDTRVSLLSLKPSSARVLPGAIQDVLRALQSLPGVLAINDFSSQLVIRGSGPDQNLIVMDDIEVFSPYRLYGVISMFNPEAVSDISLITGGFPARYGDRLSAVLDVTNKEGTKNNLFKGNINASIVSANLVLEGKNPFNIKGSWLFNSRRTYYDLIIEPFVKKAGLVEDNVAFPNFYDFQAKLTFGPFSGHRFLLNGILSRDAVHVVSGAKRVTPDSVAIQDQTKNDLAGFAWHYSPTQKFLNKVILSWYRNGGDSGLDAEVLDPSIDRDRFKGAIPDTLAAYLVGFGFNSTYAYRKYSIDDKFIINWGSNEFEAGAGYDLMQTTIDLNFKLSPEFRAVLVNNPSFRAAFSSLKDVKDYSRSRFYVQNNFKVSQNLFLQPGLRFDYSGILDKYYIAPRFSFSYAFNNITTLRAVWGIYYQSPGYEKMRDAYVLFDLSEKNTKTLQAEKATHYVLSLERWLSEEWHAKFETYFKKFDDLIVQKRIVGTKFFTESIPGKDLRFKDAWTSPVPIRADSTTQVPVNNSNGEAYGFEFLLEKKNVVGSNILSGWISYTLAWANRYEENYNFPFRFDQRHTINIVLDYQANNWLTIGLRFQFGSGFPVTQAIGIKPRVILKDENADGISETPEIVTVRNYSDPSTGPVVVYDIDYGGRENYFKSRKPDYHRLDLRFTAATNFWGYDWNFYLDVINVYNRTNVINYDYFVTPDLKLGKRATGMFPILPTFGFNVKF, from the coding sequence TTGAAAAAAATAATTTACATTTTCATATCCTTCATTACTTTTACTTCATTTAGCTTCCCGCAAACCGGAAGTATTAAAGGAAATGTATCCGATAAAGATTCACCAATAGCTGGTGTAAGTGTATCTATAATTAATACCGGGCTTGGTGCAGTATCAGATCTTAATGGAAACTATTTTGTTGCCGATATTCCATTCGGAAGATATAAAGTAAAGTTTAGTGTAATTGGTTATCTAACAGATACTCTCGATATTCAAATAACGACTAACAAAACCTTCGAACTAAATGTTGTATTACGGGAAACTATAATTGAAGTTTCTGAAGTTGAAATTATTGGAAACCGGGTGCAGAGACAAAGAGATACCAGAGTAAGCCTGCTTAGCCTAAAACCATCAAGTGCAAGAGTTTTACCCGGAGCAATTCAGGATGTACTAAGAGCATTGCAATCGCTTCCAGGGGTGCTTGCTATTAATGATTTTTCATCTCAGTTGGTTATACGCGGAAGCGGTCCAGATCAGAACTTAATTGTAATGGACGATATCGAAGTATTCAGTCCATACCGGTTATATGGTGTTATCAGTATGTTCAATCCGGAAGCTGTTTCGGATATAAGTTTAATAACGGGTGGTTTCCCGGCAAGATATGGGGATAGACTTTCTGCTGTTCTTGATGTAACAAACAAAGAAGGAACTAAGAATAATCTTTTCAAAGGAAATATTAATGCAAGCATTGTAAGCGCAAATTTAGTTCTCGAAGGAAAAAATCCATTCAACATAAAAGGAAGCTGGTTGTTTAATTCTCGAAGAACTTACTATGATTTAATTATAGAACCGTTTGTTAAAAAGGCTGGACTCGTGGAAGATAATGTGGCATTCCCAAACTTTTATGATTTTCAAGCAAAGCTTACATTTGGACCATTTAGCGGGCACCGGTTTTTACTTAACGGAATTTTATCGCGTGATGCAGTTCATGTTGTAAGCGGAGCAAAAAGAGTAACCCCGGATAGTGTGGCAATACAAGATCAAACTAAAAATGATCTGGCAGGATTCGCATGGCATTATTCTCCAACACAAAAATTTCTTAATAAAGTAATTTTATCCTGGTATCGCAATGGAGGCGATTCTGGTTTGGATGCAGAAGTTCTGGATCCATCTATCGATCGCGATAGATTTAAAGGAGCAATACCGGATACGCTTGCTGCATACCTGGTTGGGTTTGGTTTTAATTCAACTTACGCATACCGCAAATATTCCATTGATGATAAATTTATTATCAATTGGGGAAGCAATGAGTTTGAAGCTGGTGCTGGGTATGATTTAATGCAAACCACTATCGATTTAAACTTCAAACTCTCACCGGAATTTCGGGCGGTACTTGTAAACAATCCAAGCTTTCGTGCGGCATTTAGCAGTTTAAAAGATGTTAAAGATTATTCACGCAGCCGGTTCTATGTCCAAAATAATTTTAAGGTTTCGCAAAATTTATTTCTGCAACCTGGTTTACGTTTTGATTATTCCGGTATTCTGGATAAATATTATATTGCTCCAAGATTTTCCTTCTCGTACGCATTTAATAATATAACAACGCTGCGTGCTGTCTGGGGAATTTATTATCAATCACCCGGATATGAAAAGATGCGGGACGCATATGTTCTTTTTGATTTAAGTGAAAAAAATACTAAAACTCTGCAGGCAGAAAAAGCAACTCATTATGTTTTAAGTTTAGAAAGATGGCTTAGCGAAGAATGGCATGCAAAATTTGAAACTTACTTCAAAAAGTTTGATGATCTGATAGTTCAAAAAAGAATTGTTGGAACAAAGTTTTTTACTGAGTCAATTCCCGGTAAAGACCTTCGCTTTAAAGATGCCTGGACAAGTCCCGTTCCGATTCGTGCTGATTCAACTACCCAAGTTCCAGTTAATAATTCTAATGGAGAAGCTTATGGATTTGAGTTTCTTTTAGAAAAGAAAAACGTAGTTGGTTCAAATATTTTATCCGGTTGGATTTCCTACACACTGGCATGGGCAAATAGATACGAGGAAAATTATAATTTCCCATTTAGGTTCGATCAAAGACATACTATAAATATTGTTCTTGATTACCAGGCTAACAATTGGTTGACAATTGGATTACGATTTCAGTTTGGGTCTGGATTTCCTGTAACTCAGGCAATTGGAATTAAACCACGTGTAATTCTAAAAGATGAAAACGCAGACGGTATATCGGAAACCCCGGAGATTGTTACTGTAAGAAATTATTCGGATCCTTCAACTGGTCCTGTAGTTGTGTACGATATAGATTATGGTGGAAGAGAAAATTATTTTAAATCAAGAAAACCAGACTATCATAGACTCGATTTAAGGTTTACGGCTGCAACCAACTTTTGGGGATACGATTGGAATTTTTACCTTGATGTCATAAACGTTTACAACCGGACAAATGTAATTAATTATGATTATTTTGTTACACCTGATTTAAAACTTGGTAAAAGAGCAACCGGTATGTTCCCGATTCTTCCAACGTTTGGATTTAATGTTAAATTTTAA